The DNA sequence GCACTACGGCGCGTTCGACGGCCTGAACCTGATGTACGAGACGCGCGAGGGCATTCTCAAGCACTGCTCGGCGGCCAACGCGGCCAGGCTCGGCGATATCGGCCAGCGCTTCCTGGACAGGACGCAGCCGACGCTGGAAGCGCAGCTGGCGAACCTGGCCGATGAAATCGCCTACAACAACCATGACATCGACGACGGGCTGCGTTCGGGGCTGCTCACCACTGCGCAGCTGGATCAGATCGATTTCTATGCCCGTCACCGCGGCGAAGTGGAAACCGTGTATCCGGGAATAAGCGGGCGCCGCGCCATTCACGAAACGATCCGCCGCATGATCAACGCCCTGATTGTCGACCTGATCCAGGCGTCGCAATCACGCATCCAGGATGCGCAGGTGAAGACGCTGGAGGATGTGCGCCGCGCGCCGGCGCTGATCACCTTTTCCGACGGGATGACTCGGGAAGCGGCCTTTCTCAAGCGCTTCTTACGGGAAAACCTGTATCGCCATTACCAAGTCAACCGCATGACCAGCAAGGCGCGCCGCATCATCAAGGAGCTGTTCGACGCCTTCATGCAGGAGCCGGGCTTGCTGCCGCCCGATTACCAGGTGACGATCGGGGCGCCGTCGCAGGCGCGCAAGGTGGCCGACTACATCGCAGGCATGACCGATCGCTACGCGATGCGCGAGCATCGGCGCCTGTTCCAGGTCGACGAAATCTGACGACGAATCAGCCGAGGTCACGCAGCGGATGCGCGTGCGGCGGCCATGCCGAGGCGAAGAAGTGCTCGATCATGTCCGGCGACACTTCGTCCAGCATGGACGGATTCCAGCGTGGCGCATTGTCCTTGTCGATCACCACGGCGCGCACGCCCTCAAGCACTTCGCCATGCTCGAAGCAGCGTCGCACCATCGTGCGTTCCATGCGCAGGCAATCGGCAATGCCCAGTTTTGCGCCGCGCCGCAGTTGCGCAAGCGTCACGCACATCATCAGCGGCGAGCGCTTGTTCATCACCGCCAGCGTTTTTTGCGCGAACGGATCGACATCGCTTGCCAGCGAGGCGGCAATCGACACGACGTCGTCGTGTGCGAAATGGCGATCGATCAGCGCGCGTTGCTCAGCCAGCATACTGGTCGCCGGAACGACCGTGTCAGCCTGCATGGCAAACGAGCGGATCGTCGCGCGAACGTCGTCGCCGTTATCGGATGCGATCAGCTCCAGCAGGGCGGGCAGGCGGGCGGATGGCACATAGACATCCGCCAGGCCGGCGTACAGCGCATCGGCGGCACCAATGATTTCACCGGTGACGCCGAGATAGGCGCCAATCTGCCCTGGTGCACGCGACAGAAAGAAGCTGCCGCCCACATCGGGGAACAGGCCGATATTCACTTCCGGCATCGCCATCTTGGTACGCTCGGTTACCACGCGCAGGCGGTTGCCCGGGCCGGCCTGCGAGATTCCCATGCCGCCGCCCATCACGATGCCGTCCATGATGGCGATATACGGTTTTGGATAGTGGTGGATCAGGTGGTTGAGCGCATATTCTTCCGTGAAAAAATCTTCCAGCAGGGCGCTGCCGCCCTGCGGCGTTCTGGTGCCGGCGTCATGAAAGAAGCGGATGTCGCCGCCGGCGCAAAATGCACGCTCGCTCGTGCTGCGGATGACGACAGCACGCACCTCGGGGTCGCTGCGCCACCCCAGCAGGGTGGCGGTCAGCGCGCGCACCATTTGCAGCGACAATGAATTGAGCGCCTTGGGGCGGTCGAGCGTCAGAAAGCCGGTGCGATTCTGGATGCTGGTCTGGATATGGTCGGACATGGAAGCGGAAGGAGGTCGACGGGAAAGCGGTATTTTATCGGGATCGGCGGGGGCGGGACTGTCGTCGGAAGGACAGTGGCTGCAATAAAAAAGGACGCATCGCTGCGTCCTTTCTGTCGCCGGTCTGGCCGGCCTTGCCGCCGTGTCAGGCGGCGCTTTGGGTTTCCGGAATGCGCTTGATCGCTTCGTGCTGGTGATCCTGGATCTTGTCCTTGTGCTTCAAGACTTGACGGTCCAGCTTGTCGGTCATCAGGTCGATGGCGGCGTACAGGTCCTCGTGGATGCTCTCGACGTGGATGACGTTTCCGCGCATGTGCAAGTTGATTTCGGCCTTTTGGCGCCGTTCTTTTTCCGATAGCTTCTGGACTGACAGGATGACCGTGACATCAATGACATTATCGAAATGACGTCTGATGCGTTCCAGTTTGGTTTGTACGTAGTCGCGGATGGGTTGCGTCAGTTCGAGATGATGTCCACTGATTTTCAGATTCATACAGCGCTCCTATGGATGGTGTCGCCGGAGGTTCGCAACGTGCCCCGTTCGATCGTCGCGTAGACGTGAGGGCTACGCAGGAACACGGCAACAGAAACAACACTCACTACACGATGACTACAAGGATTTGCGCAGATTGACTGGAGGGATTTTCAGAGCTTCGCGGTACTTCGCGACTGTGCGACGCGCAACGACCATGCCCTGTTCACCCAACATATCCGCTATTTTGCTATCAGAGAATGGGTTCTTGGGGTCTTCAGCTCCTATCAATTGTTTGATCAGTGCCCGTATCGCGGTCGACGAAGCTTCGCCCCCGGCTTCGGTCGCGACGTGGCTACCGAAGAAGTACTTCAACTCAAACATGCCATGCGGGGTCAGCATATATTTTTGAGTTGTTACACGTGAGATAGTACTTTCGTGTAAACCCAGTGTATCAGCTATTTCACGCAAGACAAGGGGGCGCATCGCGACTGCGCCATGCGAGAAGAAATTTCTTTGCCGATCAACAATCGCTTGTGCAACGCGCAAGATCGTGTCGAAGCGCTGCCGCATGTTCTTGATCAGCCACTTGGCTTCCTGCAGCTGCGCGGTCAGTGAACCCTCACCCTTGCTCTGCTTGAGGATATTCGCGTACAGCGCATTGACGCGCAGGCGGGGCATGACATCGTGATTGAGCATCACTTGCCAGCCGTTCTTTGCTTTTTTGACAATTACATCCGGCACGACATAGTCCGATGCATCGGACGCGAACATGGCGCCGGGATGCGGATTGCAGCGGCGGATCACCGCATGCGCTTCACGCAAGTCTTCGTCGTCGCAATCGAGCGCCTTCTTGAGCTTGTTGAAGTCGCGTTGCGCAAACAGCGCGAGATGGTTTTCGACTATCTCCAGCGCTCTCCTGCGCGTCACCAGCGGCACTTTCGGAAAGCGTGCGATCTGGATCGCCAGGCACTCGGACGCATTGCGCGCCCCGACGCCGGCCGGTTCGAAGCTTTGCACCAGCTTCAGTGCGACCTGCAGCTCTTCCAGTTCGATTTCCAGCTCGGCCGGCAGGCGAGCATGGATTTCCTCCAGCGGCTCTTCCAGGTAGCCGTTGTCGTCCAGCGCGTCGATGATCAGTTCGACCAGTGCGCGGTCGCGCTGGCTGTGCACGGTCACGCGCATCTGTTCCAGCAGGTGTTCGCGCAGGGTGGTTTCGTGCGCTTCCAGCTGCGGGCGCGCATCGTCGTCCTCCGGCGCCTTCGAGGTGCGCGCAACGTCGTCGAAGCTCCATTCGCCCTCGGCCGACGACGCTGCTTCACCGCCTTCGGGCGGGCTATCGAATCCGCCTTCGCCTTCGTCCGAGGCCGCCGGCGCGCTCGCTTCCGGTGCCGCGGTGTCGGCGCTGCCGTTGCCGGGCGTGATGGCGCCGTCGGCCAGCAGGCGCACCGAATGATCGAGCGGGTCGTCGACCCGTTCCAGCATCGGATTGTCGGACAGGATCTGCTCCAGCTCCTGATGCAGCTCGAGCGTGGATAGCTGCAGTAACCGGATCGATTGCTGCAACTGCGGCGTGAGCGCCAGATGTTGCGAGACGCGAAGTTGGAGAGTCTGTTTCATACCTGTTTGGTTGCTTCCTCACATCCGGAAGTGTTCGCCCAAATACACGCGGCGCACCGACTCGTTGGCAATGATGTCGTCGGGGCGGCCGCTGGCTAAAACCGCGCCTTGGTTAATGATGTATGCCCTGTCGCAGATGCCGAGCGTTTCGCGCACGTTGTGGTCGGTGATCAGCACACCGATGCCGCGCTCCTTCAGGAAGCGCACGATGCGCTGGATCTCGATCACGGCGATCGGATCGACACCCGCGAACGGTTCGTCCAGCAGCACGAAGCGCGGGCTGGTGGCCAGCGCGCGTGCGATTTCCACCCGTCGGCGTTCGCCGCCCGACAGCGACAACGCCTGGTTGTCGCGCAACTTCTCGATCTGCAGTTCGGCCAAGAGAGTATTCAGGCGCTTTTCGATGGTCGCGCGCGGCAGCGGCTTGTCGTTCTCACGCTGCAATTCCAGCACTGCCCGGATATTGTCCGCCACCGTC is a window from the Noviherbaspirillum sp. UKPF54 genome containing:
- a CDS encoding deoxyguanosinetriphosphate triphosphohydrolase, whose translation is MNFDARLAPYAAHSAASRGRRFFEPPPGSRSEFQRDRDRIIHSTAFRRLEYKTQVFVNHEGDLFRTRLTHSIEVAQIARSIARNLRLNEDLVEAISLAHDLGHTPFGHAGQDALNECMKGYGGFEHNLQSLRVVDELEEHYGAFDGLNLMYETREGILKHCSAANAARLGDIGQRFLDRTQPTLEAQLANLADEIAYNNHDIDDGLRSGLLTTAQLDQIDFYARHRGEVETVYPGISGRRAIHETIRRMINALIVDLIQASQSRIQDAQVKTLEDVRRAPALITFSDGMTREAAFLKRFLRENLYRHYQVNRMTSKARRIIKELFDAFMQEPGLLPPDYQVTIGAPSQARKVADYIAGMTDRYAMREHRRLFQVDEI
- a CDS encoding enoyl-CoA hydratase/isomerase family protein, whose protein sequence is MSDHIQTSIQNRTGFLTLDRPKALNSLSLQMVRALTATLLGWRSDPEVRAVVIRSTSERAFCAGGDIRFFHDAGTRTPQGGSALLEDFFTEEYALNHLIHHYPKPYIAIMDGIVMGGGMGISQAGPGNRLRVVTERTKMAMPEVNIGLFPDVGGSFFLSRAPGQIGAYLGVTGEIIGAADALYAGLADVYVPSARLPALLELIASDNGDDVRATIRSFAMQADTVVPATSMLAEQRALIDRHFAHDDVVSIAASLASDVDPFAQKTLAVMNKRSPLMMCVTLAQLRRGAKLGIADCLRMERTMVRRCFEHGEVLEGVRAVVIDKDNAPRWNPSMLDEVSPDMIEHFFASAWPPHAHPLRDLG
- the hpf gene encoding ribosome hibernation-promoting factor, HPF/YfiA family → MNLKISGHHLELTQPIRDYVQTKLERIRRHFDNVIDVTVILSVQKLSEKERRQKAEINLHMRGNVIHVESIHEDLYAAIDLMTDKLDRQVLKHKDKIQDHQHEAIKRIPETQSAA
- a CDS encoding RNA polymerase factor sigma-54; the protein is MKQTLQLRVSQHLALTPQLQQSIRLLQLSTLELHQELEQILSDNPMLERVDDPLDHSVRLLADGAITPGNGSADTAAPEASAPAASDEGEGGFDSPPEGGEAASSAEGEWSFDDVARTSKAPEDDDARPQLEAHETTLREHLLEQMRVTVHSQRDRALVELIIDALDDNGYLEEPLEEIHARLPAELEIELEELQVALKLVQSFEPAGVGARNASECLAIQIARFPKVPLVTRRRALEIVENHLALFAQRDFNKLKKALDCDDEDLREAHAVIRRCNPHPGAMFASDASDYVVPDVIVKKAKNGWQVMLNHDVMPRLRVNALYANILKQSKGEGSLTAQLQEAKWLIKNMRQRFDTILRVAQAIVDRQRNFFSHGAVAMRPLVLREIADTLGLHESTISRVTTQKYMLTPHGMFELKYFFGSHVATEAGGEASSTAIRALIKQLIGAEDPKNPFSDSKIADMLGEQGMVVARRTVAKYREALKIPPVNLRKSL
- the lptB gene encoding LPS export ABC transporter ATP-binding protein; protein product: MTSTLVVRGLQKSYGTRQVVRDVSLDVASGEVVGLLGPNGAGKTTSFYMIVGLVPSDAGEIDLNGSAISRLPIHRRAMLGLSYLPQEASVFRKLTVADNIRAVLELQRENDKPLPRATIEKRLNTLLAELQIEKLRDNQALSLSGGERRRVEIARALATSPRFVLLDEPFAGVDPIAVIEIQRIVRFLKERGIGVLITDHNVRETLGICDRAYIINQGAVLASGRPDDIIANESVRRVYLGEHFRM